A window from Bombus pascuorum chromosome 12, iyBomPasc1.1, whole genome shotgun sequence encodes these proteins:
- the LOC132912479 gene encoding zinc finger protein 525-like isoform X1 translates to MCARLLACPLCSQPGFLTLDALRAGLISVATRPLTCPVCNEVLLGIDKLTIHLFSHTINLSNNNTAESLKHTNIITSTHNPQIINNLESITFQDWNMSKIQITDSNKLSQNNLNIQNSLISSQSLQNAKDEASILNPEVSIQNQNSLNHISQITFPQNSICGNKEIHTLQRNKEVESEKLPQQMLQETIKVDYATQYFNHQNVKNVKFVQNYPETEYENVQTFKNWVEDQNCEQPNKEVADKMERSVDKPCSNEQMIITNKFPNIISTCTNIPLEKANDKNIQEDSSVVCNKRQNGSLEHNEILPQLKLIKTLSTKQKTERCNICGFHFPDHNILLLHKQLIHMINEKDLNVIPENLLKNYSCHLCSKVFKMRGSLMVHMRVAHTGYNLGSLVRGGQIELILNENKFSCPTCGKKFKKEQHVMQHLKTHEAKQWECDVCNKMFTTKYFLKKHKRLHSGEMPYKCNICNKTFTFQQSYHKHRLYHKDDKPYTCTTCGRSFKELSTLHNHERIHTGEKPFACETCGKCFRQRVSYLVHRRIHTGVMPYKCTTCGKNFRYKVSQRTHKCPAQQTGNVQQTNIMDQKSVNLPDMQGIHNDICKTQKDFLKENQTMLDIVNNEENKYVLIINTQGQHLLTKESNIEKIQTIANTNITNKKQKLEECTGTNNDNEKTGNMWKSDIPNSSIFKKPFDTCKAIQSKNEKLFQEDTHDFFSMVMSPLENGLSSPTAEMEHLRVSSPTQKGDTSKSYDTFRNTAHVIEMNMFNTDIEQSFSSADNNANNLQTINEESLKQLLYSINEK, encoded by the exons ATGTGTGCAAGACTTTTAGCATGTCCTTTGTGCTCACAGCCAGGTTTTTTAACATTGGATGCATTGCGAGCAGGATTAATAAGCGTAGCAACACGACCTCTTACATGCCCTGTGTGTAATGAAGTATTGCTTGGTATTGATAAGCTTACTATTCATTTATTCAGCCACACTATtaatttaagtaataataatacagcAGAGTCATTGaaacatacaaatattattaccaGTACTCATAATccacaaataataaataatttagaaagtaTTACTTTTCAAGATTGGAATATgtctaaaatacaaattacagaTTCAAATAAACTTTCACAGAATAacttaaatattcaaaatagttTAATATCTTCACAAAGTCTGCAAAATGCAAAAGATGAAGCTTCAATTTTGAATCCAGAAGTTTCTattcaaaatcaaaattcattgAATCATATATCTCAAATTACATTTCCACAAAATTCAATTTGTGGAAATAAAGAGATACATACACTTCAAAGGAATAAAGAAGTAGAATCAGAAAAACTGCCTCAACAAATGTTACAAGAAACAATAAAAGTAGATTATGCTACACAATACTTTAATCatcaaaatgttaaaaatgtaaaatttgtacaaaattatcCTGAAacagaatatgaaaatgtccaaacatttaaaaattgggTAGAGGATCAAAATTGTGAACAACCAAACAAAGAAGTAGCAGACAAAATGGAAAGATCTGTAGATAAACCTTGTAGTAATGAACAAatgataataacaaataaatttccaaatattataaGTACATGTACCAATATACCATTGGAAAAAGCTAATGATAAGAATATACAAGAAGATTCATCTGTTGTATGtaataaaagacaaaatgGAAGTCTTGAACATAATGAGATATTACCTCAATTAAAacttataaaaacattatcaACAAAACAAAAGACTGAGCGTTGCAATATATGTGGTTTTCATTTTCCTGATCATAATATCTTGCTTTTACATAAGCAATTAATACATATGATcaatgaaaaagatttaaatgtTATACCTGAAAATTTACTTAAGAATTATTCATGTCACTTATGCtctaaagtatttaaaatgaGAGGTAGTTTAATGGTGCATATGCGAGTAGCACATACGGGATATAATTtag GTTCTTTGGTCAGAGGTGGACAAATAGAACTCATacttaatgaaaataaatttagctGCCCCACATGtggaaaaaaatttaaaaag gaACAACATGTAATGCAGCATTTAAAAACACATGAAGCTAAACAATGGGAATGTGATGTATGCAATAAAATGTTtacaacgaaatattttctaaagaaacataaaagatTACATTCAGGAGAAATGCCTTATAAGTGcaacatatgtaataaaacgTTTACTTTCCAGCAGTCATATCATAAACATAGATTATATCATAAAGATGATAAACCTTATACATGTACGACTTGTGGCAGatcatttaaagaattatcTACTTTGCATAATCATGAACGAATTCATACAGGAGAAAAGCCTTTTGCATGTGAAACTTGTG GAAAATGTTTTCGTCAACGTGTTTCATACTTGGTTCATCGTAGAATTCACACAGGTGTAATGCCTTATAAATGCACAACATGTGGAAAAAACTTCAGATACAAG GTAAGTCAAAGAACTCATAAGTGCCCAGCACAACAAACAGGAAATGTACAACAAACAAATATCATGGACCAGAAGTCAGTAAATTTACCAGATATGCAAGGTATACACAATGATATATGTAAAACTCAAAAGGACTTTTTAAAGGAAAATCAAACGATGCtagatattgtaaataatgaagaaaacaaatatgtgttaataataaatactcaAGGTCAGCATCTTTTAACAAAAGAGTCTAAcattgaaaaaatacaaactaTTGCAAATACTaacattacaaataaaaaacagaAGTTAGAAGAATGTACAGGGACAAACAATGATAATGAAAAAACAGGGAATATGTGGAAATCTGACATTCCTAATAGTTCTATATTTAAGAAACCCTTTGACACTTGTAAAGCAATACAATCAAAAAATGAGAAACTATTTCAAGAAGATACACATGATTTCTTTTCAATGGTAATGTCTCCCCTTGAAAATGGACTATCTTCACCCACTGCTGAAATGGAACACTTAAGAGTATCATCTCCCACACAAAAAGGAGATACATCAAAATCTTATGATACTTTTAGAAATACAGCACATGTCATAGAAATGAATATGTTTAATACTGATATAGAACAAAGTTTTAGCAGTGCTGATAACAACGCAAATAATTTGCAAACTATTAACGAAGAATCATTGAAACAACTACTGTATAGTATTAATGAGAAATGA
- the LOC132912479 gene encoding zinc finger protein 525-like isoform X4: protein MCARLLACPLCSQPGFLTLDALRAGLISVATRPLTCPVCNEVLLGIDKLTIHLFSHTINLSNNNTAESLKHTNIITSTHNPQIINNLESITFQDWNMSKIQITDSNKLSQNNLNIQNSLISSQSLQNAKDEASILNPEVSIQNQNSLNHISQITFPQNSICGNKEIHTLQRNKEVESEKLPQQMLQETIKVDYATQYFNHQNVKNVKFVQNYPETEYENVQTFKNWVEDQNCEQPNKEVADKMERSVDKPCSNEQMIITNKFPNIISTCTNIPLEKANDKNIQEDSSVVCNKRQNGSLEHNEILPQLKLIKTLSTKQKTERCNICGFHFPDHNILLLHKQLIHMINEKDLNVIPENLLKNYSCHLCSKVFKMRGSLMVHMRVAHTGYNLGSLVRGGQIELILNENKFSCPTCGKKFKKEQHVMQHLKTHEAKQWECDVCNKMFTTKYFLKKHKRLHSGEMPYKCNICNKTFTFQQSYHKHRLYHKDDKPYTCTTCGRSFKELSTLHNHERIHTGEKPFACETCGKCFRQRVSYLVHRRIHTGVMPYKCTTCGKNFRYKVSQRTHKCPAQQTGNVQQTNIMDQKSVNLPDMQGIHNDICKTQKDFLKENQTMLDIVNNEENKYVLIINTQEVRRMYRDKQ, encoded by the exons ATGTGTGCAAGACTTTTAGCATGTCCTTTGTGCTCACAGCCAGGTTTTTTAACATTGGATGCATTGCGAGCAGGATTAATAAGCGTAGCAACACGACCTCTTACATGCCCTGTGTGTAATGAAGTATTGCTTGGTATTGATAAGCTTACTATTCATTTATTCAGCCACACTATtaatttaagtaataataatacagcAGAGTCATTGaaacatacaaatattattaccaGTACTCATAATccacaaataataaataatttagaaagtaTTACTTTTCAAGATTGGAATATgtctaaaatacaaattacagaTTCAAATAAACTTTCACAGAATAacttaaatattcaaaatagttTAATATCTTCACAAAGTCTGCAAAATGCAAAAGATGAAGCTTCAATTTTGAATCCAGAAGTTTCTattcaaaatcaaaattcattgAATCATATATCTCAAATTACATTTCCACAAAATTCAATTTGTGGAAATAAAGAGATACATACACTTCAAAGGAATAAAGAAGTAGAATCAGAAAAACTGCCTCAACAAATGTTACAAGAAACAATAAAAGTAGATTATGCTACACAATACTTTAATCatcaaaatgttaaaaatgtaaaatttgtacaaaattatcCTGAAacagaatatgaaaatgtccaaacatttaaaaattgggTAGAGGATCAAAATTGTGAACAACCAAACAAAGAAGTAGCAGACAAAATGGAAAGATCTGTAGATAAACCTTGTAGTAATGAACAAatgataataacaaataaatttccaaatattataaGTACATGTACCAATATACCATTGGAAAAAGCTAATGATAAGAATATACAAGAAGATTCATCTGTTGTATGtaataaaagacaaaatgGAAGTCTTGAACATAATGAGATATTACCTCAATTAAAacttataaaaacattatcaACAAAACAAAAGACTGAGCGTTGCAATATATGTGGTTTTCATTTTCCTGATCATAATATCTTGCTTTTACATAAGCAATTAATACATATGATcaatgaaaaagatttaaatgtTATACCTGAAAATTTACTTAAGAATTATTCATGTCACTTATGCtctaaagtatttaaaatgaGAGGTAGTTTAATGGTGCATATGCGAGTAGCACATACGGGATATAATTtag GTTCTTTGGTCAGAGGTGGACAAATAGAACTCATacttaatgaaaataaatttagctGCCCCACATGtggaaaaaaatttaaaaag gaACAACATGTAATGCAGCATTTAAAAACACATGAAGCTAAACAATGGGAATGTGATGTATGCAATAAAATGTTtacaacgaaatattttctaaagaaacataaaagatTACATTCAGGAGAAATGCCTTATAAGTGcaacatatgtaataaaacgTTTACTTTCCAGCAGTCATATCATAAACATAGATTATATCATAAAGATGATAAACCTTATACATGTACGACTTGTGGCAGatcatttaaagaattatcTACTTTGCATAATCATGAACGAATTCATACAGGAGAAAAGCCTTTTGCATGTGAAACTTGTG GAAAATGTTTTCGTCAACGTGTTTCATACTTGGTTCATCGTAGAATTCACACAGGTGTAATGCCTTATAAATGCACAACATGTGGAAAAAACTTCAGATACAAG GTAAGTCAAAGAACTCATAAGTGCCCAGCACAACAAACAGGAAATGTACAACAAACAAATATCATGGACCAGAAGTCAGTAAATTTACCAGATATGCAAGGTATACACAATGATATATGTAAAACTCAAAAGGACTTTTTAAAGGAAAATCAAACGATGCtagatattgtaaataatgaagaaaacaaatatgtgttaataataaatactcaAG aAGTTAGAAGAATGTACAGGGACAAACAATGA
- the LOC132912479 gene encoding zinc finger protein Xfin-like isoform X2 — MCARLLACPLCSQPGFLTLDALRAGLISVATRPLTCPVCNEVLLGIDKLTIHLFSHTINLSNNNTAESLKHTNIITSTHNPQIINNLESITFQDWNMSKIQITDSNKLSQNNLNIQNSLISSQSLQNAKDEASILNPEVSIQNQNSLNHISQITFPQNSICGNKEIHTLQRNKEVESEKLPQQMLQETIKVDYATQYFNHQNVKNVKFVQNYPETEYENVQTFKNWVEDQNCEQPNKEVADKMERSVDKPCSNEQMIITNKFPNIISTCTNIPLEKANDKNIQEDSSVVCNKRQNGSLEHNEILPQLKLIKTLSTKQKTERCNICGFHFPDHNILLLHKQLIHMINEKDLNVIPENLLKNYSCHLCSKVFKMRGSLMVHMRVAHTGYNLGSLVRGGQIELILNENKFSCPTCGKKFKKEQHVMQHLKTHEAKQWECDQSYHKHRLYHKDDKPYTCTTCGRSFKELSTLHNHERIHTGEKPFACETCGKCFRQRVSYLVHRRIHTGVMPYKCTTCGKNFRYKVSQRTHKCPAQQTGNVQQTNIMDQKSVNLPDMQGIHNDICKTQKDFLKENQTMLDIVNNEENKYVLIINTQGQHLLTKESNIEKIQTIANTNITNKKQKLEECTGTNNDNEKTGNMWKSDIPNSSIFKKPFDTCKAIQSKNEKLFQEDTHDFFSMVMSPLENGLSSPTAEMEHLRVSSPTQKGDTSKSYDTFRNTAHVIEMNMFNTDIEQSFSSADNNANNLQTINEESLKQLLYSINEK; from the exons ATGTGTGCAAGACTTTTAGCATGTCCTTTGTGCTCACAGCCAGGTTTTTTAACATTGGATGCATTGCGAGCAGGATTAATAAGCGTAGCAACACGACCTCTTACATGCCCTGTGTGTAATGAAGTATTGCTTGGTATTGATAAGCTTACTATTCATTTATTCAGCCACACTATtaatttaagtaataataatacagcAGAGTCATTGaaacatacaaatattattaccaGTACTCATAATccacaaataataaataatttagaaagtaTTACTTTTCAAGATTGGAATATgtctaaaatacaaattacagaTTCAAATAAACTTTCACAGAATAacttaaatattcaaaatagttTAATATCTTCACAAAGTCTGCAAAATGCAAAAGATGAAGCTTCAATTTTGAATCCAGAAGTTTCTattcaaaatcaaaattcattgAATCATATATCTCAAATTACATTTCCACAAAATTCAATTTGTGGAAATAAAGAGATACATACACTTCAAAGGAATAAAGAAGTAGAATCAGAAAAACTGCCTCAACAAATGTTACAAGAAACAATAAAAGTAGATTATGCTACACAATACTTTAATCatcaaaatgttaaaaatgtaaaatttgtacaaaattatcCTGAAacagaatatgaaaatgtccaaacatttaaaaattgggTAGAGGATCAAAATTGTGAACAACCAAACAAAGAAGTAGCAGACAAAATGGAAAGATCTGTAGATAAACCTTGTAGTAATGAACAAatgataataacaaataaatttccaaatattataaGTACATGTACCAATATACCATTGGAAAAAGCTAATGATAAGAATATACAAGAAGATTCATCTGTTGTATGtaataaaagacaaaatgGAAGTCTTGAACATAATGAGATATTACCTCAATTAAAacttataaaaacattatcaACAAAACAAAAGACTGAGCGTTGCAATATATGTGGTTTTCATTTTCCTGATCATAATATCTTGCTTTTACATAAGCAATTAATACATATGATcaatgaaaaagatttaaatgtTATACCTGAAAATTTACTTAAGAATTATTCATGTCACTTATGCtctaaagtatttaaaatgaGAGGTAGTTTAATGGTGCATATGCGAGTAGCACATACGGGATATAATTtag GTTCTTTGGTCAGAGGTGGACAAATAGAACTCATacttaatgaaaataaatttagctGCCCCACATGtggaaaaaaatttaaaaag gaACAACATGTAATGCAGCATTTAAAAACACATGAAGCTAAACAATGGGAATGTGAT CAGTCATATCATAAACATAGATTATATCATAAAGATGATAAACCTTATACATGTACGACTTGTGGCAGatcatttaaagaattatcTACTTTGCATAATCATGAACGAATTCATACAGGAGAAAAGCCTTTTGCATGTGAAACTTGTG GAAAATGTTTTCGTCAACGTGTTTCATACTTGGTTCATCGTAGAATTCACACAGGTGTAATGCCTTATAAATGCACAACATGTGGAAAAAACTTCAGATACAAG GTAAGTCAAAGAACTCATAAGTGCCCAGCACAACAAACAGGAAATGTACAACAAACAAATATCATGGACCAGAAGTCAGTAAATTTACCAGATATGCAAGGTATACACAATGATATATGTAAAACTCAAAAGGACTTTTTAAAGGAAAATCAAACGATGCtagatattgtaaataatgaagaaaacaaatatgtgttaataataaatactcaAGGTCAGCATCTTTTAACAAAAGAGTCTAAcattgaaaaaatacaaactaTTGCAAATACTaacattacaaataaaaaacagaAGTTAGAAGAATGTACAGGGACAAACAATGATAATGAAAAAACAGGGAATATGTGGAAATCTGACATTCCTAATAGTTCTATATTTAAGAAACCCTTTGACACTTGTAAAGCAATACAATCAAAAAATGAGAAACTATTTCAAGAAGATACACATGATTTCTTTTCAATGGTAATGTCTCCCCTTGAAAATGGACTATCTTCACCCACTGCTGAAATGGAACACTTAAGAGTATCATCTCCCACACAAAAAGGAGATACATCAAAATCTTATGATACTTTTAGAAATACAGCACATGTCATAGAAATGAATATGTTTAATACTGATATAGAACAAAGTTTTAGCAGTGCTGATAACAACGCAAATAATTTGCAAACTATTAACGAAGAATCATTGAAACAACTACTGTATAGTATTAATGAGAAATGA
- the LOC132912479 gene encoding zinc finger protein 836-like isoform X3 produces the protein MCARLLACPLCSQPGFLTLDALRAGLISVATRPLTCPVCNEVLLGIDKLTIHLFSHTINLSNNNTAESLKHTNIITSTHNPQIINNLESITFQDWNMSKIQITDSNKLSQNNLNIQNSLISSQSLQNAKDEASILNPEVSIQNQNSLNHISQITFPQNSICGNKEIHTLQRNKEVESEKLPQQMLQETIKVDYATQYFNHQNVKNVKFVQNYPETEYENVQTFKNWVEDQNCEQPNKEVADKMERSVDKPCSNEQMIITNKFPNIISTCTNIPLEKANDKNIQEDSSVVCNKRQNGSLEHNEILPQLKLIKTLSTKQKTERCNICGFHFPDHNILLLHKQLIHMINEKDLNVIPENLLKNYSCHLCSKVFKMRGSLMVHMRVAHTGYNLGSLVRGGQIELILNENKFSCPTCGKKFKKEQHVMQHLKTHEAKQWECDSYHKHRLYHKDDKPYTCTTCGRSFKELSTLHNHERIHTGEKPFACETCGKCFRQRVSYLVHRRIHTGVMPYKCTTCGKNFRYKVSQRTHKCPAQQTGNVQQTNIMDQKSVNLPDMQGIHNDICKTQKDFLKENQTMLDIVNNEENKYVLIINTQGQHLLTKESNIEKIQTIANTNITNKKQKLEECTGTNNDNEKTGNMWKSDIPNSSIFKKPFDTCKAIQSKNEKLFQEDTHDFFSMVMSPLENGLSSPTAEMEHLRVSSPTQKGDTSKSYDTFRNTAHVIEMNMFNTDIEQSFSSADNNANNLQTINEESLKQLLYSINEK, from the exons ATGTGTGCAAGACTTTTAGCATGTCCTTTGTGCTCACAGCCAGGTTTTTTAACATTGGATGCATTGCGAGCAGGATTAATAAGCGTAGCAACACGACCTCTTACATGCCCTGTGTGTAATGAAGTATTGCTTGGTATTGATAAGCTTACTATTCATTTATTCAGCCACACTATtaatttaagtaataataatacagcAGAGTCATTGaaacatacaaatattattaccaGTACTCATAATccacaaataataaataatttagaaagtaTTACTTTTCAAGATTGGAATATgtctaaaatacaaattacagaTTCAAATAAACTTTCACAGAATAacttaaatattcaaaatagttTAATATCTTCACAAAGTCTGCAAAATGCAAAAGATGAAGCTTCAATTTTGAATCCAGAAGTTTCTattcaaaatcaaaattcattgAATCATATATCTCAAATTACATTTCCACAAAATTCAATTTGTGGAAATAAAGAGATACATACACTTCAAAGGAATAAAGAAGTAGAATCAGAAAAACTGCCTCAACAAATGTTACAAGAAACAATAAAAGTAGATTATGCTACACAATACTTTAATCatcaaaatgttaaaaatgtaaaatttgtacaaaattatcCTGAAacagaatatgaaaatgtccaaacatttaaaaattgggTAGAGGATCAAAATTGTGAACAACCAAACAAAGAAGTAGCAGACAAAATGGAAAGATCTGTAGATAAACCTTGTAGTAATGAACAAatgataataacaaataaatttccaaatattataaGTACATGTACCAATATACCATTGGAAAAAGCTAATGATAAGAATATACAAGAAGATTCATCTGTTGTATGtaataaaagacaaaatgGAAGTCTTGAACATAATGAGATATTACCTCAATTAAAacttataaaaacattatcaACAAAACAAAAGACTGAGCGTTGCAATATATGTGGTTTTCATTTTCCTGATCATAATATCTTGCTTTTACATAAGCAATTAATACATATGATcaatgaaaaagatttaaatgtTATACCTGAAAATTTACTTAAGAATTATTCATGTCACTTATGCtctaaagtatttaaaatgaGAGGTAGTTTAATGGTGCATATGCGAGTAGCACATACGGGATATAATTtag GTTCTTTGGTCAGAGGTGGACAAATAGAACTCATacttaatgaaaataaatttagctGCCCCACATGtggaaaaaaatttaaaaag gaACAACATGTAATGCAGCATTTAAAAACACATGAAGCTAAACAATGGGAATGTGAT TCATATCATAAACATAGATTATATCATAAAGATGATAAACCTTATACATGTACGACTTGTGGCAGatcatttaaagaattatcTACTTTGCATAATCATGAACGAATTCATACAGGAGAAAAGCCTTTTGCATGTGAAACTTGTG GAAAATGTTTTCGTCAACGTGTTTCATACTTGGTTCATCGTAGAATTCACACAGGTGTAATGCCTTATAAATGCACAACATGTGGAAAAAACTTCAGATACAAG GTAAGTCAAAGAACTCATAAGTGCCCAGCACAACAAACAGGAAATGTACAACAAACAAATATCATGGACCAGAAGTCAGTAAATTTACCAGATATGCAAGGTATACACAATGATATATGTAAAACTCAAAAGGACTTTTTAAAGGAAAATCAAACGATGCtagatattgtaaataatgaagaaaacaaatatgtgttaataataaatactcaAGGTCAGCATCTTTTAACAAAAGAGTCTAAcattgaaaaaatacaaactaTTGCAAATACTaacattacaaataaaaaacagaAGTTAGAAGAATGTACAGGGACAAACAATGATAATGAAAAAACAGGGAATATGTGGAAATCTGACATTCCTAATAGTTCTATATTTAAGAAACCCTTTGACACTTGTAAAGCAATACAATCAAAAAATGAGAAACTATTTCAAGAAGATACACATGATTTCTTTTCAATGGTAATGTCTCCCCTTGAAAATGGACTATCTTCACCCACTGCTGAAATGGAACACTTAAGAGTATCATCTCCCACACAAAAAGGAGATACATCAAAATCTTATGATACTTTTAGAAATACAGCACATGTCATAGAAATGAATATGTTTAATACTGATATAGAACAAAGTTTTAGCAGTGCTGATAACAACGCAAATAATTTGCAAACTATTAACGAAGAATCATTGAAACAACTACTGTATAGTATTAATGAGAAATGA